One Clostridiales bacterium genomic region harbors:
- a CDS encoding dTMP kinase, producing the protein MVRGVFITIEGCEGTGKSTQARMLAETLTKAGFSVKTLREPGATKAGEAIREILLDPRQSGLDRRAELLLYEASRAQLVHDVIAPALASGLVVVCDRFTDSTTAYQGYGRGIPLLEVAALNEFSTAGITPDITILLDLDCVDALSRATGEGPDRLEAEDEQFHRRVYEGFSAIARAEPERVVVVDASGTCEEVAERVLEAASRIPVLATVLDEGVHE; encoded by the coding sequence ATGGTACGGGGCGTGTTCATCACCATCGAAGGGTGCGAGGGTACCGGCAAGTCCACGCAAGCGCGGATGCTAGCCGAGACGCTCACCAAAGCTGGTTTCAGCGTCAAGACGCTCCGTGAGCCGGGGGCCACTAAGGCCGGTGAGGCGATCCGCGAGATACTGCTTGACCCGCGGCAAAGTGGTCTCGACCGCCGGGCCGAGCTCTTGCTCTACGAAGCGAGCCGGGCCCAGCTCGTGCACGATGTCATCGCGCCGGCGCTCGCGTCTGGCTTGGTCGTCGTGTGTGACCGCTTCACCGACTCGACAACCGCATACCAGGGGTATGGCCGAGGAATCCCGCTGCTCGAAGTCGCCGCTCTCAACGAGTTTTCCACCGCCGGTATCACGCCGGACATCACCATCCTGCTCGATCTTGACTGCGTTGACGCGCTCAGTCGAGCTACCGGGGAAGGTCCCGACCGCCTGGAAGCGGAAGACGAGCAGTTCCATCGCCGTGTCTATGAAGGGTTCAGCGCCATTGCGCGTGCTGAGCCTGAGCGGGTGGTTGTCGTCGACGCGTCTGGGACGTGCGAAGAGGTTGCCGAGCGTGTGCTCGAGGCGGCGAGCCGGATCCCGGTTCTTGCGACCGTGCTCGACGAGGGCGTCCATGAGTGA
- a CDS encoding fumarate hydratase C-terminal domain-containing protein, with protein MCVVGEVHITLPLSPGDSRRLRAGDAVRLSGPVYTARDATHERLVAELRRGVSLPFGLSGQVLFYAGPAPAAAGRPVGAVGPTTASRMDAYTPELLAAGVAASIGKGPRSAAVRDACVEHGAVYFIAVGGAAALLATHVTAAETIAYPELGPEALMRLELEGFPAFVGIDVFGSDIHAGIPAAGTKEDD; from the coding sequence ATGTGCGTGGTGGGTGAGGTTCACATCACGCTACCACTGTCACCTGGGGATTCACGTCGGCTTCGCGCGGGCGACGCGGTGCGGCTCTCGGGACCTGTCTATACCGCTCGCGACGCGACGCACGAGCGTCTCGTCGCCGAGCTCCGGCGCGGCGTATCGCTGCCGTTCGGGCTTTCCGGTCAGGTGCTCTTCTACGCTGGTCCCGCGCCTGCGGCGGCGGGGCGCCCCGTTGGTGCCGTCGGGCCAACAACCGCTTCCCGCATGGATGCGTACACGCCTGAACTGCTCGCCGCGGGTGTCGCGGCGAGCATCGGAAAAGGGCCGCGCTCAGCGGCGGTGCGCGACGCGTGCGTAGAGCACGGGGCGGTCTATTTCATCGCCGTTGGGGGCGCTGCCGCGCTTCTGGCGACGCACGTCACAGCCGCGGAGACGATCGCGTATCCGGAGCTCGGGCCAGAAGCGCTTATGAGGTTGGAACTCGAAGGGTTCCCGGCGTTTGTAGGGATCGACGTATTCGGCTCGGACATTCATGCCGGTATCCCGGCCGCGGGCACCAAGGAGGACGACTGA